The following are encoded together in the Pseudoalteromonas piscicida genome:
- the tnpA gene encoding IS66 family insertion sequence element accessory protein TnpA: MPKHKTAQQWLQLFEQQELSGLSVSDFCTQHNLSIKSFYNRRSKIRKQTPPQSSFVAAKPAAPESVSPPELLQLKHGQSTVLLPSTTDTLWLAALLKALS; encoded by the coding sequence ATGCCTAAACACAAGACCGCGCAGCAATGGCTGCAACTTTTCGAACAGCAGGAGCTTAGTGGGTTGTCTGTTAGTGACTTCTGCACGCAACACAACCTCAGTATCAAGTCTTTTTATAATCGCCGAAGCAAAATTCGTAAGCAAACACCTCCTCAGTCATCTTTTGTTGCCGCTAAGCCTGCAGCACCTGAGTCAGTTTCCCCACCTGAGTTGTTGCAACTCAAACATGGCCAGAGCACGGTATTGCTGCCATCAACAACAGATACCCTTTGGCTCGCAGCACTGCTGAAGGCATTGTCATGA
- the tnpC gene encoding IS66 family transposase, with protein MQNELDVLRQQLAKQEEIIAQLQARNNYLEEQFILAQQKRFGASSESHPAQADLFNEAETLVEEVPEQDVETIEYQRKKPTRQPLPKDLPRERVVHDIDNKQCGCCGGELHKMGEDVSEKLEFIPAQVKVIEHVRPKYSCRQCEKTQTQIRIVQAPVPPSPIPKGIATASLLSQIITSKYQYGLPLYRQESLFKQYGIALCRRTMADWMIRCASLFKPLYDRLHDVLLQQPVIQADETTVKVVKEDKQTNYMWLYCSGTDSPAPEASIPNIALFDYQNSRAGRCPVAFLKGYNGYLQVDGYAGYEQTQATLVGCWAHARRKFKEAADAQAKGKTGKANWALNHIQKLYRVETAIKGMSLQEKQATREKQSTPLLAQFKTWLEKSAQTVVPKSKLGEAIHYTLRQWPKLIRYLDDGHLKIDNNRAERAIKPFVIGRKNWLFSFTTSGAESSAILYSVIETARANGLTPFDYVMHCLNELAQPDCDINSLLPWNVKL; from the coding sequence ATGCAAAACGAACTTGATGTATTACGCCAGCAGTTAGCGAAGCAAGAAGAGATCATTGCTCAGCTTCAGGCACGTAATAACTACCTCGAAGAACAATTCATACTGGCCCAGCAAAAACGCTTCGGGGCCAGCAGTGAGTCGCATCCGGCGCAAGCTGACTTGTTCAATGAAGCCGAAACGCTGGTTGAAGAGGTGCCAGAGCAAGACGTTGAAACCATCGAATATCAGCGTAAAAAGCCAACGCGCCAGCCTCTGCCAAAAGACCTCCCCCGCGAGCGTGTTGTCCATGACATCGACAACAAACAGTGTGGCTGTTGTGGCGGTGAGCTGCACAAAATGGGCGAGGATGTGAGCGAAAAACTGGAGTTTATCCCGGCCCAAGTCAAAGTCATTGAACATGTCAGGCCAAAATATAGTTGCCGACAGTGTGAAAAAACGCAAACCCAGATCAGGATAGTGCAAGCACCTGTACCACCTAGTCCAATCCCGAAAGGCATTGCCACGGCGAGTTTGCTCAGCCAGATCATCACCAGCAAATATCAGTACGGTTTACCGCTGTATCGGCAGGAAAGCCTGTTCAAACAATATGGTATCGCGCTTTGCAGACGCACCATGGCAGACTGGATGATCCGCTGTGCCAGTTTATTCAAACCACTCTACGACAGGCTGCACGACGTGTTGCTACAGCAACCGGTGATACAGGCCGATGAAACCACGGTTAAGGTGGTGAAAGAAGACAAACAAACTAATTACATGTGGCTGTATTGCAGCGGCACGGACTCGCCTGCGCCAGAGGCAAGCATCCCCAATATCGCCCTGTTCGACTATCAGAATAGTCGCGCGGGTCGCTGTCCTGTGGCATTTTTAAAGGGCTACAACGGCTATCTGCAAGTTGATGGTTATGCAGGTTACGAACAAACACAAGCGACACTGGTTGGTTGCTGGGCACACGCAAGACGCAAGTTCAAAGAAGCTGCGGATGCGCAGGCCAAAGGTAAAACCGGCAAGGCGAACTGGGCGCTCAACCATATTCAAAAACTATATCGGGTTGAAACAGCAATAAAGGGCATGAGTCTTCAAGAAAAACAAGCAACGAGAGAAAAACAAAGCACACCGCTGCTGGCACAGTTTAAAACCTGGTTAGAAAAATCAGCACAAACAGTGGTACCGAAATCGAAGCTAGGCGAGGCTATCCACTACACGCTAAGACAATGGCCGAAACTTATTCGCTACCTCGACGACGGACACCTAAAGATAGACAATAACCGGGCAGAACGCGCTATTAAACCGTTCGTCATAGGCCGAAAAAACTGGCTGTTTAGCTTCACCACAAGTGGCGCTGAGAGTAGCGCAATCCTTTACAGCGTGATCGAGACAGCCAGAGCAAATGGCCTCACGCCATTCGACTATGTGATGCATTGTTTAAACGAACTTGCTCAACCAGACTGTGATATCAACAGTTTACTGCCTTGGAATGTTAAGCTCTAG
- the tnpB gene encoding IS66 family insertion sequence element accessory protein TnpB (TnpB, as the term is used for proteins encoded by IS66 family insertion elements, is considered an accessory protein, since TnpC, encoded by a neighboring gene, is a DDE family transposase.), with protein sequence MICWQNKVVYLHRQPVDFRKSINGLAAIVEQAMATSAMTGNVFAFCNKSKDKLKVLYWDKTGFALWYKRLEKDKFKWPDKEDDDVITLTAEQWQWLLSGLSVIAHKPLSYGYNV encoded by the coding sequence ATGATCTGCTGGCAAAATAAAGTGGTTTACTTACATCGCCAGCCGGTCGACTTTCGTAAATCCATCAATGGACTTGCGGCGATTGTTGAGCAAGCAATGGCAACGTCCGCAATGACGGGTAACGTCTTTGCCTTTTGCAATAAAAGTAAGGACAAGCTGAAGGTGCTTTATTGGGATAAAACCGGTTTTGCACTGTGGTACAAACGCCTCGAAAAAGACAAGTTTAAATGGCCAGACAAAGAAGACGATGACGTCATTACGCTGACTGCCGAGCAGTGGCAATGGCTACTGTCAGGCTTGTCCGTCATTGCTCATAAGCCACTCAGTTATGGTTATAACGTATGA